From a region of the Pongo pygmaeus isolate AG05252 chromosome 5, NHGRI_mPonPyg2-v2.0_pri, whole genome shotgun sequence genome:
- the PLG gene encoding plasminogen isoform X2 has translation MEHKEVVLLLLLFLKSGQGEPLDDYVNTQGASLFSVTKKQLRAGSIEECAAKCEEEKEFTCRAFQYHSKEQQCVIMAENRKSSIIIRMRDVVLFEKKG, from the exons ATGGAACATAAGGAAGTGGTTCTTctacttcttttatttctgaaatcag GTCAAGGAGAGCCTCTGGATGACTATGTGAATACCCAGGGGGCTTCACTGTTCAGTGTCACTAAGAAGCAGCTGCGGGCAGGAAGCATAGAAGAATGTGCAGCAAAATGTGAGGAGGAGAAAGAATTCACCTGCAG GGCATTCCAATATCACAGTAAAGAGCAACAATGTGTGATAATGGCTGAAAACAGGAAGTCCTCCATAATCATTAGGATGAGAGATGtagttttatttgaaaagaaag GGTGA